A single Cyclopterus lumpus isolate fCycLum1 chromosome 1, fCycLum1.pri, whole genome shotgun sequence DNA region contains:
- the tecrb gene encoding trans-2,3-enoyl-CoA reductase b isoform X1 produces MDALALEATSTKKPAYGAVVVVAPVLAQAPVKRKPAKKAKKAVVFFEVEILDAKTKDKLCFLDKVEPNATIGEIKSMFHKSHPQWYPARQSIRLDPKGKSLKDEDVLQHLPVGTTATFYFRDLGAQISWVTVFLTEYTGPLVLYLMFYFRVSFIYAPKYDFTTSKHWVVHLACMCHSFHFMKRLLETLFVHRFSHGTMPLRNIFKNCTYYWGFAAWMAYYVNHPLYTPPIYGEQQIRLALIIFLFCQIGNFSIHIALRNLRPPGSKTRKIPYPTKNPFTWIFLLVSCPNYTYELGAWFGFTLMTQCLPVAFFTLVGFIQMTVWAKGKHRSYLKEFRDYPPLRSPILPFIL; encoded by the exons ATGGATGCCCTAGCACTAGAGGCCACCAGCACTAAAAAGCCGGCATACGGGGCGGTAGTGGTGGTTGCCCCGGTGCTGGCTCAAGCCCCGGTCAAACGCAAACCTGCTAAAAAAGCTAAAAAggctgttgttttctttgaggTGGAGATACTGGATGCCAAGACCAAGGACAAGCTCTGCTTCCTGGACAAG GTCGAGCCAAATGCCACTATCGGAGAGATCAAGTCCATGTTCCACAAGAGCC ATCCTCAGTGGTACCCAGCCAGACAGTCCATTCGCCTCGACCCCA agggGAAGTCCCTGAAGGATGAGGATGTTCTGCAGCATCTCCCTGTGGGAACCACGGCAACCTTCTACTTCAGAGACCTTGGAGCTCAGATCAGCTGGGTCACA GTCTTTCTGACCGAGTATACCGGTCCACTGGTCCTCTATCTGATGTTCTACTTCAGAGTTTCCTTCATCTACGCACCCAAATATGACTTTACCACCAGTAAACACTGGGTCGTACA TCTCGCCTGTATGTGTCACTCGTTCCACTTCATGAAGAGGCTGCTGGAGACGCTGTTTGTCCATCGCTTCTCTCACGGTACCATGCCGTTGCGTAACATCTTCAAG AACTGTACCTACTACTGGGGCTTTGCAGCGTGGATGGCCTATTACGTCAACCACCCGCTGTACACACCACCCA TCTACGGCGAGCAACAGATCAGACTCGCCCTCATCATATTCCTG TTCTGTCAGATCGGCAACTTTTCCATCCACATTGCTCTTCGGAACCTCCGtccaccag GGTCTAAGACCAGAAAGATTCCCTATCCAACCAAGAACCCCTTCACCTGGATCTTCCTGCTGGTCTCCTGCCCCAACTACACCTATGAG CTGGGCGCCTGGTTTGGCTTCACACTGATGACCCAGTGCCTGCCGGTGGCCTTCTTCACCTTGGTGGGTTTCATCCAGATGACTGTGTGGGCGAAGGGGAAGCACCGCAGCTACCTGAAGGAGTTCCGTGACTACCCTCCTCTCCGCTCACCCATCCTGCCCTTCATCCTTTAG
- the tecrb gene encoding trans-2,3-enoyl-CoA reductase b isoform X2 — MKHYEVEILDAKTKDKLCFLDKVEPNATIGEIKSMFHKSHPQWYPARQSIRLDPKGKSLKDEDVLQHLPVGTTATFYFRDLGAQISWVTVFLTEYTGPLVLYLMFYFRVSFIYAPKYDFTTSKHWVVHLACMCHSFHFMKRLLETLFVHRFSHGTMPLRNIFKNCTYYWGFAAWMAYYVNHPLYTPPIYGEQQIRLALIIFLFCQIGNFSIHIALRNLRPPGSKTRKIPYPTKNPFTWIFLLVSCPNYTYELGAWFGFTLMTQCLPVAFFTLVGFIQMTVWAKGKHRSYLKEFRDYPPLRSPILPFIL, encoded by the exons gTGGAGATACTGGATGCCAAGACCAAGGACAAGCTCTGCTTCCTGGACAAG GTCGAGCCAAATGCCACTATCGGAGAGATCAAGTCCATGTTCCACAAGAGCC ATCCTCAGTGGTACCCAGCCAGACAGTCCATTCGCCTCGACCCCA agggGAAGTCCCTGAAGGATGAGGATGTTCTGCAGCATCTCCCTGTGGGAACCACGGCAACCTTCTACTTCAGAGACCTTGGAGCTCAGATCAGCTGGGTCACA GTCTTTCTGACCGAGTATACCGGTCCACTGGTCCTCTATCTGATGTTCTACTTCAGAGTTTCCTTCATCTACGCACCCAAATATGACTTTACCACCAGTAAACACTGGGTCGTACA TCTCGCCTGTATGTGTCACTCGTTCCACTTCATGAAGAGGCTGCTGGAGACGCTGTTTGTCCATCGCTTCTCTCACGGTACCATGCCGTTGCGTAACATCTTCAAG AACTGTACCTACTACTGGGGCTTTGCAGCGTGGATGGCCTATTACGTCAACCACCCGCTGTACACACCACCCA TCTACGGCGAGCAACAGATCAGACTCGCCCTCATCATATTCCTG TTCTGTCAGATCGGCAACTTTTCCATCCACATTGCTCTTCGGAACCTCCGtccaccag GGTCTAAGACCAGAAAGATTCCCTATCCAACCAAGAACCCCTTCACCTGGATCTTCCTGCTGGTCTCCTGCCCCAACTACACCTATGAG CTGGGCGCCTGGTTTGGCTTCACACTGATGACCCAGTGCCTGCCGGTGGCCTTCTTCACCTTGGTGGGTTTCATCCAGATGACTGTGTGGGCGAAGGGGAAGCACCGCAGCTACCTGAAGGAGTTCCGTGACTACCCTCCTCTCCGCTCACCCATCCTGCCCTTCATCCTTTAG
- the ndufb7 gene encoding NADH dehydrogenase [ubiquinone] 1 beta subcomplex subunit 7 isoform X2: protein MGAHLVRRYVTETDTEPDPARKYEFDPQLGFPERNEREMVASQAQMNLAQLPLEQRDYCAQHLLKLMKCKRDNWPNFLACKHERHDWDYCEHQDYVMRMKEYERERRLQLRKKRVENQPEAA from the exons ATGGGAGCTCACCTGGTCAGACGGTACGTCACCGAGACGGACACCGAGCCGGACCCGGCGAGGAAATACGAGTTCGACCCTCAGTTAGGGTTTCCAGAGAGGAACGAGCGAG AGATGGTAGCAAGCCAGGCGCAGATGAACTTGGCCCAGCTGCCGTTGGAGCAGAGGGACTACTGTGCCCAGCACCTCCTGAAACTCATGAAGTGCAAGAGGGACAACTGGCCCAACTTCCTGGCCTGCAAGCATGAGAGACACGACTGGGACTACTGCGAACACCAGGA CTATGTGATGCGTATGAAGgagtatgagagagagaggaggcttcAGCTGAGGAAAAAGAGAGTAGAGAATCAGCCTGAAGCTGCATAA
- the zgc:136908 gene encoding transitional endoplasmic reticulum ATPase: protein MPGSGGADSKGEDFSTAILKQKHRPNRLIVDEALNEDSSIVSLSQNKTDELQLFRGDTVVLRGKKRRQTVCIVLNDDTCGHERIRMNRVTRSNLRVRLGDVISIHACPDIKYGRRIHVLPVDDTIEGLTGNLFDVFLKPYFLETYRPIHNGDIFLVRGSMRAVEFKVVDTDPSPHCIVAPDTVIFCEGEPIKREDEEESLNEIGYDDIGGCRKQLAQIKEMVELPLRHPGLFKAIGVKPPRGILLYGPAGTGKTLVARAVANETGAFFFLINGPEIMSKLAGESESNLRKAFEEAEKSAPAIIFIDELDSIAPKREKTHGEVERRIVSQLLTLMDGLKQRAHVVVMAATNRPNSVDPALRRYGRFDREIDIGVPDMTGRLEILQIHTKNMKLSDDIDLERIATETHGHVGADMAALCSEAALQAIRKKMVLIDLEDESIDADLLNSLAVTMDDFQWALSQSNPSALRETIAEVPRVNWADVGGLEEVKRELQELVQYPVEYPDKFLKFGMTPSRGVLFYGPPGCGKTLLAKAIANECQANFISIKGPEMLTMWFGESEANVRDVFDKARQAAPCILFFDELDSIAKSRGGGAGDGSGAADRVINQILTEMDGMSDKKNVFIIGATNRPDIIDSAILRPGRLDQLIYIPLPDKPSRLAILNANLRKSPIARDVNLDYLSGITEGFSGADLTEICQRACKLAIREAIEAELKAERQRQNRPDIPMDEDFDPVPEIRKDHFEEAMQFARRSVSDTDIRKYEMFAQTLQQSRGFGDFRFSSATATRSEGQESGSGSGSPNLNREEGNDDLYQ from the exons ATGCCAGGCTCGGGAGGAGCAGA CTCAAAGGGAGAAGATTTCTCCACCGCCATCCTAAAGCAGAAACACAGACCTAACAGACTAATTGTGGATGAAGCTCTCAATGAAGACAGCAGCATTGTCAGCCTGTCACAG AATAAGACGGACGAGCTGCAGCTCTTCCGGGGCGACACGGTGGTGTTGAGAGGGAAGAAGCGCCGCCAGACGGTGTGCATTGTCCTGAACGATGACACCTGTGGGCATGAAAGAATACGCATGAATCGTGTGACGCGCAGCAACCTGCGTGTCCGGCTcggtgatgtcatcag CATTCATGCCTGCCCCGACATCAAGTACGGGAGAAGGATCCATGTCCTCCCTGTAGATGACACCATCGAGGGCCTGACAGGAAACCTCTTTGACGTTTTCCTCAAACCCTATTTTCTGGAGACTTACCGGCCCATACATAACG GTGACATCTTCTTGGTGAGGGGGAGCATGCGGGCGGTGGAGTTCAAGGTGGTGGACACTGACCCCAGCCCGCACTGCATCGTTGCCCCAGACACTGTCATCTTCTGCGAGGGGGAGCCAATCAAAAGAGAG gacgaggaggagagccTTAATGAAATCGGCTACGACGACATCGGAGGCTGTCGGAAGCAGCTTGCCCAGATCAAAGAGATGGTGGAGCTTCCTCTGAGACACCCTGGACTTTTCAAAGCCATAGGAGTCAAG CCCCCCAGAGGTATCCTGCTGTACGGCCCTGCGGGCACAGGGAAGACCCTGGTGGCCCGGGCTGTAGCCAATGAAACTGGagccttcttcttcctcatcaatG GTCCTGAGATCATGAGTAAGCTGGCGGGAGAGTCAGAGAGCAACTTAAGAAAGGCGTTTGAGGAGGCGGAGAAAAGCGCTCCAGCGATCATCTTTATTGATGAGCTGGACTCTATCGCTCCCAAGAGAGAGAAG acccATGGTGAAGTGGAAAGACGTATAGTCTCCCAGCTCCTGACCCTGATGGACGGCCTGAAGCAAAGAGCTCATGTAGTTGTCATGGCAGCTACAAACCGACCAAATAGCGTGGACCCTGCCCTGAGACGCTATg GCAGGTTTGACCGGGAGATCGACATTGGAGTCCCTGATATGACCGGCAGACTGGAGATTCTGCAGATTCACACCAAAAACATGAAATTGTCTGACGACATCGACctggagagg ATTGCCACTGAGACCCACGGCCATGTGGGCGCCGACATGGCTGCTTTGTGCTCAGAAGCTGCTCTGCAAGCAATCCGCAAGAAGATGGTTCTCATCGACCTGGAGGACGAATCCATTGATGCTGACCTGCTCAACTCACTGGCGGTCACCATGGATGACttccag TGGGCTCTGAGTCAGAGCAACCCTTCAGCTCTGAGAGAAACCATTGCAGAGGTGCCACGGGTGAACTGGGCGGACgttggaggactggaggaggtCAAGAGAGAACTCCAAGAGCTCGTTCAG TATCCTGTCGAGTATCCGGACAAGTTCCTGAAGTTTGGCATGACTCCATCTCGTGGAGTATTGTTCTACGGCCCTCCGGGCTGCGGGAAAACCCTGCTGGCAAAGGCGATCGCCAACGAGTGCCAAGCAAACTTTATCTCCATCAAAGGACCCGAGATGCTCACCATGTGGTTTGGAGAATCGGAGGCAAATGTCAGAGACGTGTTTGATAAG GCCAGACAGGCAGCACCCTGCATCTTGTTTTTTGACGAGTTAGACTCCATTGCCAAATccagaggaggcggagctggGGATGGAAGTGGTGCAGCTGACAGAGTCATTAATCAGATACTCACAGAGATGGACGGCATGTcggacaaaaaaaatgttttcatcattGGTGCCACCAACAG ACCAGACATCATCGACTCTGCCATCCTGCGGCCGGGCCGCTTAGACCAGCTCATCTACATCCCGCTCCCGGACAAACCATCTCGCTTAGCAATCCTGAACGCCAACCTGCGCAAGTCCCCTATTGCACGA GATGTGAACCTGGACTACCTGTCTGGGATCACAGAGGGTTTCTCTGGAGCTGACCTGACAGAGATCTGCCAGCGGGCCTGTAAGCTGGCCATCCGTGAGGCCATCGAGGCCGAGCTCAAGGCTGAGCGTCAGAGGCAGAACAGACCAGACATCCCCATG GATGAAGACTTTGATCCAGTGCCAGAGATCAGGAAGGACCACTTTGAAGAAGCGATGCAATTTGCTCGTCGCTCAGTCAGTGACACTGACATCCGCAAATATGAAATGTTTGCTCAAACTCTGCAGCAGAGCCGAGGTTTTGGAGACTTCAG GTTCTCCTCTGCTACTGCTACCCGGTCTGAAGGTCAGGAGTCAGGCTCTGGGTCAGGGAGTCCAAATCTGAACAGAGAGGAAGGCAATGACGATCTCTATCAGTGA
- the samd1b gene encoding atherin isoform X1, translating into MSEPNKYREWILETIDSLRSRKARPDLERICRMVRRRHGSDPDRTRTELEKLIQEQTVLKVSYKGSISYRNAAKVQRKSRKKSEFTAAGSGGAEAARERTKHDHLNNNGDSAHSFTDQEEGEEDSEPSPDPHTQTPASTSDKKLEPASSPSSGNGRLICGATTGCAVGSGCKEEKASAPRDKGLGQQGVGDCPSPGLGHTTNSHDGGDASGITPSSADAVPGEREPCLSRDVTQNKTSSGSVCHLPQEQQRPKQAVPLKPKLRVGGGGTDTAGDHANSDLGDRLVASVRSLSEKNIRGGSAAAATRGHMKPLGLKEILGYLSSQDRLSEQKLTRGKVKVVMEREVARGRLRRTRCGNITLPLRGVVAAEEPMPKNASADRLAKSALQDEHTGEKSPSASLRENEPMETAREEEEEEEEEEDPRSSDEEAGGLSPVAMTTEPELIEKPTEDVEVQTASEQESEGWAAGLTGMCRLDSLTKTPHLPVQGASLSQCNSTHVEDKAVVSDQQHMEAQSQMQEDRINHTSSDFNNLESKAEVGVSSCLLTPTASPRDSGMSEERGINGGGGCMKSEGASGGLVDWTVSDVVSYFTTAGFPEQAAAFRTQEIDGKSLLLMQRNDVLTGLSIRLGPALKIYERHVKVLQKTHFEDDDC; encoded by the exons ATGTCCGAACCCAATAAGTACCGAGAGTGGATCCTGGAAACAATCGACTCTCTCCGCTCGAGGAAAGCCCGTCCGGATCTGGAGAGGATTTGTCGAATGGTCCGGAGACGACACGGGTCAGACCCGGACCGAACCAGGACAGAACTGGAAAAACTGATTCAAGAGCAGACGGTGCTCAAAGTTAGCTACAAGGGGTCCATCTCGTACCGGAATGCGGCGAAGGTGCAGCGGAAAAGCAGAAAGAAGAGTGAGTTTACGGCCGCTGGCAGCGGCGGCGCGGAGGCAGCGAGGGAGCGGACCAAACACGACCATCTGAACAACAACGGCGACAGTGCGCACAGCTTCACCGAccaggaggagggcgaggaggactCGGAGCCCAGCCCAGACCCCCACACTCAAACACCAGCAAGCACCAGCGACAAGAAGCTGGAGCCTGCCTCAAGCCCGAGTAGCGGAAACGGGCGCCTCATTTGTGGCGCAACAACGGGCTGCGCTGTCGGGAGCGGCTGCAAAGAGGAGAAAGCAAGTGCACCGAGAGACAAGGGATTAGGACAGCAGGGGGTGGGGGACTGCCCGTCGCCCGGTCTCGGCCACACAACAAACTCGCACGACGGCGGCGATGCGAGCGGGATAACGCCGAGCAGCGCCGACGCGGTTCCTGGAGAAAGAGAGCCGTGTTTGTCAAGAGATGTCACCCAGAACAAAACTTCCTCTGGGAGCGTCTGCCACCTCCCGCAAGAGCAGCAGAGACCGAAGCAGGCGGTGCCCCTCAAGCCCAAACTTCGAGTCGGAGGAGGGGGCACCGACACAGCGGGGGACCACGCCAACTCCGACCTGGGCGACAGACTGGTGGCTTCTGTTCGCAGCCTGTCGGAGAAAAACATCCGAGGGGGCTCCGCCGCCGCGGCGACACGAGGCCACATGAAGCCGCTCGGGCTGAAGGAGATTCTGGGCTATCTGAGCAGCCAGGACCGGCTGTCGGAGCAGAAGCTGACCCGGGGCAAAGTCAAAGTGGTCATGGAGAGAGAGGTGGCGAGGGGCAGACTGCGCAGGACACGCTGCGGGAACATTACTCTTCCTCTGAGGGGGGTGGTGGCGGCGGAGGAGCCGATGCCGAAGAATGCGTCCGCGGACAGACTTGCAAAGAGCGCACTGCAGGACGAGCACACCGGGGAAAAG TCGCCCTCCGCTTCTCTCCGGGAGAATGAGCCGATGGAAACAgccagggaggaggaagaggaggaagaggaggaggaggatcccCGGAGTTCTGATGAGGAGGCGGGAGGACTATCCCCGGTAGCCATGACAACCGAACCAGAGCTCATTGAGAAACCCACAGAAGACGTTGAGGTCCAGACCGCGTCAGAGCAGGAGAGTGAgg GTTGGGCTGCTGGTCTCACTGGGATGTGCAGGCTTGATTCCCTCACCAAGACGCCCCACCTACCTGTTCAGGGAGCTTCCCTGTCACAATGTAACAGCACACACGTGGAGGACAAAGCTGTCGTCTCTGATCAGCAACACATGGAGGCACAA AGCCAGATGCAGGAGGACAGAATCAACCACACCTCCTCAGACTTTAACA ACTTGGAGTCTAAAGCGGAAGTCGGCGTGTCGTCCTGCCTGCTCACGCCCACTGCGTCTCCCAGAGACTCCGGCATGTCTGAGGAACGAGGGATaaacggaggaggagg GTGTATGAAGTCAGAGGGGGCCAGCGGGGGCCTAGTGGACTGGACAGTGTCTGATGTGGTCAGTTATTTCACAACAGCAGGTTTTCCTGAACAGGCTGCTGCCTTCAGGACCCAG GAAATCGATGGCAAGTCTCTTCTCCTCATGCAGCGCAACGATGTTTTGACTGGCCTGTCAATCAGACTCGGGCCCGCCCTCAAGATCTATGAGCGTCATGTAAAGGTTctgcagaaaacacactttgagGATGACGACTGTTAA
- the samd1b gene encoding atherin isoform X2, whose amino-acid sequence MSEPNKYREWILETIDSLRSRKARPDLERICRMVRRRHGSDPDRTRTELEKLIQEQTVLKVSYKGSISYRNAAKVQRKSRKKSEFTAAGSGGAEAARERTKHDHLNNNGDSAHSFTDQEEGEEDSEPSPDPHTQTPASTSDKKLEPASSPSSGNGRLICGATTGCAVGSGCKEEKASAPRDKGLGQQGVGDCPSPGLGHTTNSHDGGDASGITPSSADAVPGEREPCLSRDVTQNKTSSGSVCHLPQEQQRPKQAVPLKPKLRVGGGGTDTAGDHANSDLGDRLVASVRSLSEKNIRGGSAAAATRGHMKPLGLKEILGYLSSQDRLSEQKLTRGKVKVVMEREVARGRLRRTRCGNITLPLRGVVAAEEPMPKNASADRLAKSALQDEHTGEKSPSASLRENEPMETAREEEEEEEEEEDPRSSDEEAGGLSPVAMTTEPELIEKPTEDVEVQTASEQESEGWAAGLTGMCRLDSLTKTPHLPVQGASLSQCNSTHVEDKAVVSDQQHMEAQSAPLILEFRWRLYHST is encoded by the exons ATGTCCGAACCCAATAAGTACCGAGAGTGGATCCTGGAAACAATCGACTCTCTCCGCTCGAGGAAAGCCCGTCCGGATCTGGAGAGGATTTGTCGAATGGTCCGGAGACGACACGGGTCAGACCCGGACCGAACCAGGACAGAACTGGAAAAACTGATTCAAGAGCAGACGGTGCTCAAAGTTAGCTACAAGGGGTCCATCTCGTACCGGAATGCGGCGAAGGTGCAGCGGAAAAGCAGAAAGAAGAGTGAGTTTACGGCCGCTGGCAGCGGCGGCGCGGAGGCAGCGAGGGAGCGGACCAAACACGACCATCTGAACAACAACGGCGACAGTGCGCACAGCTTCACCGAccaggaggagggcgaggaggactCGGAGCCCAGCCCAGACCCCCACACTCAAACACCAGCAAGCACCAGCGACAAGAAGCTGGAGCCTGCCTCAAGCCCGAGTAGCGGAAACGGGCGCCTCATTTGTGGCGCAACAACGGGCTGCGCTGTCGGGAGCGGCTGCAAAGAGGAGAAAGCAAGTGCACCGAGAGACAAGGGATTAGGACAGCAGGGGGTGGGGGACTGCCCGTCGCCCGGTCTCGGCCACACAACAAACTCGCACGACGGCGGCGATGCGAGCGGGATAACGCCGAGCAGCGCCGACGCGGTTCCTGGAGAAAGAGAGCCGTGTTTGTCAAGAGATGTCACCCAGAACAAAACTTCCTCTGGGAGCGTCTGCCACCTCCCGCAAGAGCAGCAGAGACCGAAGCAGGCGGTGCCCCTCAAGCCCAAACTTCGAGTCGGAGGAGGGGGCACCGACACAGCGGGGGACCACGCCAACTCCGACCTGGGCGACAGACTGGTGGCTTCTGTTCGCAGCCTGTCGGAGAAAAACATCCGAGGGGGCTCCGCCGCCGCGGCGACACGAGGCCACATGAAGCCGCTCGGGCTGAAGGAGATTCTGGGCTATCTGAGCAGCCAGGACCGGCTGTCGGAGCAGAAGCTGACCCGGGGCAAAGTCAAAGTGGTCATGGAGAGAGAGGTGGCGAGGGGCAGACTGCGCAGGACACGCTGCGGGAACATTACTCTTCCTCTGAGGGGGGTGGTGGCGGCGGAGGAGCCGATGCCGAAGAATGCGTCCGCGGACAGACTTGCAAAGAGCGCACTGCAGGACGAGCACACCGGGGAAAAG TCGCCCTCCGCTTCTCTCCGGGAGAATGAGCCGATGGAAACAgccagggaggaggaagaggaggaagaggaggaggaggatcccCGGAGTTCTGATGAGGAGGCGGGAGGACTATCCCCGGTAGCCATGACAACCGAACCAGAGCTCATTGAGAAACCCACAGAAGACGTTGAGGTCCAGACCGCGTCAGAGCAGGAGAGTGAgg GTTGGGCTGCTGGTCTCACTGGGATGTGCAGGCTTGATTCCCTCACCAAGACGCCCCACCTACCTGTTCAGGGAGCTTCCCTGTCACAATGTAACAGCACACACGTGGAGGACAAAGCTGTCGTCTCTGATCAGCAACACATGGAGGCACAA TCGGCTCCTTTAATCCTTGAGTTTCGGTGGAGGCTGTATCACTCAACATGA